A single window of Archangium gephyra DNA harbors:
- a CDS encoding DUF6209 family protein, whose product MSSRLCAFVLPLLIATSAAAQTPVISFPVSGPYTVTGTLRAGQPLTVQYALDRLKTCRATYSGMDTWFITVEYRFDYGTFQSAYVTTQSTYRREPVPATITAPVGARTLEMRFKNWDRGSCVAYDPSSWPIYTFTLQP is encoded by the coding sequence GTGTCGTCCAGACTCTGTGCGTTCGTCCTCCCCCTGTTGATCGCCACCTCCGCCGCGGCGCAGACCCCGGTCATCTCCTTTCCGGTGAGCGGCCCCTATACGGTCACCGGCACCCTGCGCGCGGGCCAGCCCCTCACCGTCCAGTACGCGCTCGACCGGCTGAAGACGTGCCGCGCGACGTACAGCGGCATGGACACCTGGTTCATCACCGTCGAGTACCGCTTCGACTACGGCACCTTCCAGAGTGCCTACGTGACCACCCAGAGCACGTACCGGCGGGAGCCGGTGCCGGCCACCATCACGGCGCCGGTGGGGGCTCGGACCCTCGAGATGCGGTTCAAGAACTGGGACCGTGGGAGCTGCGTCGCCTACGACCCGAGCTCCTGGCCCATCTACACGTTCACGCTCCAGCCGTAG
- a CDS encoding AAA domain-containing protein gives MSRDVSFFDSLGRLLTLEREAERARMEALAEGMSLQQRAEQGLSFLDLESIEEEVGLGGRVLVTLARKDRARFPARLDNGDQVAVFPRRSEVKEPARALVSRATATRVQLAFDRDPPPFVHEGLLRLDRVPNDVTYERVRAGLQRVKALDKGVARRKREVLLGNEPPRFDSLREFTPTRPLNPEQHDAVSRALAAEDFFLVHGPPGTGKSTVLAEVAAQAVSRGQRLLCTAASNAAVDHLTDLCLDKGLRAIRVGHPARVTPRLQEHTLDIVVEEHPDRVLSRELFDEAFSLLGYARRQRNQGRSSARFANARASTTEAKSLLSEARALERKALHAVLERAQVVCVTLASLESGVLSHEEFDLALLDEATQATEPLTLLGFLRAPKVILAGDPQQLPPTVLSQEAAKQGLAVSLFERLLSDHGEGVKRMLREQYRMNTAIMSFPSKEMYGGELRAHPSVADRTLADVLPPEASSVDAPPVLFLDTAGKGFDEEQEKDTGSLFNRGEADLVIARVKELLGAGLEPRELAVITPYRAQAHALRERVEPLSPDVEVDTVDAFQGREKDAILVSLTRSNSEGQLGFLTDLRRINVALTRARRHLFVVGDSATLSGHPFYARFIETTQEASSYRSAWEWPDPNEPL, from the coding sequence ATGTCTCGCGACGTCTCCTTCTTCGACTCCCTTGGCCGCCTCCTCACCCTCGAGCGCGAGGCCGAGCGCGCCCGCATGGAAGCCCTCGCCGAGGGCATGTCCCTCCAGCAGCGCGCCGAACAGGGCCTCTCCTTCCTCGACCTGGAGAGCATCGAGGAGGAAGTCGGCCTCGGCGGCCGTGTCCTCGTCACCCTCGCCCGCAAGGACAGGGCCCGCTTCCCCGCGCGCCTTGACAACGGTGACCAGGTCGCCGTCTTCCCCCGCCGCTCCGAGGTGAAGGAGCCCGCCCGCGCCCTCGTCTCCCGCGCCACCGCCACCCGCGTCCAGCTCGCCTTCGACCGCGACCCTCCTCCCTTCGTCCACGAGGGCCTCCTCCGCCTCGACCGCGTCCCCAACGACGTCACCTACGAGCGCGTCCGCGCCGGCCTCCAGCGCGTCAAGGCGCTCGACAAGGGCGTTGCCCGCCGCAAGCGCGAAGTCCTCCTCGGCAACGAGCCTCCCCGCTTCGACTCGCTGCGCGAGTTCACCCCCACCCGCCCCCTCAACCCCGAGCAGCACGACGCCGTCTCCCGCGCGCTCGCCGCCGAGGACTTCTTCCTCGTCCACGGCCCTCCCGGCACCGGCAAGAGCACCGTGCTCGCCGAGGTCGCCGCCCAGGCCGTCTCCCGCGGCCAACGTCTGCTGTGCACCGCCGCCAGCAACGCCGCCGTGGACCACCTCACCGACCTCTGTCTCGACAAGGGTCTGCGTGCCATCCGCGTCGGCCACCCCGCCCGCGTCACGCCCCGCCTCCAGGAGCACACCCTGGACATCGTGGTGGAAGAGCACCCCGACCGCGTCCTCTCCCGCGAGCTCTTCGACGAGGCCTTCTCCCTGCTCGGCTACGCCCGCCGCCAGCGCAACCAGGGCCGCAGCAGCGCGCGCTTCGCCAACGCCCGCGCCTCCACCACCGAGGCCAAGAGCCTCCTCAGCGAGGCCCGCGCCCTCGAGCGCAAGGCCCTGCACGCCGTCCTCGAGCGCGCCCAGGTCGTCTGCGTCACCCTCGCCAGCCTCGAGTCCGGCGTCCTCTCCCACGAGGAGTTCGACCTCGCCCTGCTCGACGAGGCCACCCAGGCCACCGAGCCCCTCACCCTGCTCGGCTTCCTCCGCGCTCCGAAGGTCATCCTCGCCGGAGACCCCCAGCAGCTCCCTCCCACCGTCCTCTCCCAGGAGGCCGCGAAGCAGGGACTCGCCGTCAGCCTCTTCGAGCGTCTGCTCTCCGACCACGGCGAGGGCGTCAAGCGCATGCTCCGCGAGCAGTACCGGATGAACACCGCCATCATGTCCTTCCCCTCCAAGGAGATGTACGGCGGCGAGCTGCGCGCCCACCCCAGCGTGGCGGACCGCACCCTCGCGGACGTGCTGCCCCCCGAGGCCAGCAGCGTGGATGCCCCGCCCGTCCTCTTCCTCGACACCGCCGGCAAGGGCTTCGACGAGGAGCAGGAGAAGGACACTGGCAGCCTCTTCAACCGCGGCGAGGCGGACCTCGTCATCGCCCGCGTGAAGGAGCTGCTCGGCGCCGGCCTGGAGCCCCGCGAGCTCGCCGTCATCACCCCCTACCGCGCCCAGGCCCACGCCCTGCGCGAGCGCGTGGAGCCCCTCTCCCCCGACGTCGAGGTGGACACCGTCGACGCCTTCCAGGGCCGCGAGAAGGACGCCATCCTCGTCTCCCTCACCCGCTCCAACTCCGAGGGCCAGCTCGGCTTCCTCACCGATCTGCGCCGCATCAACGTCGCCCTCACCCGCGCCCGCAGGCACCTCTTCGTGGTGGGAGACTCGGCCACCCTCAGTGGCCACCCCTTCTACGCCCGCTTCATCGAGACCACCCAGGAGGCCTCCTCCTACCGCTCCGCCTGGGAGTGGCCCGACCCCAACGAGCCCCTCTGA
- a CDS encoding metallophosphoesterase, producing MANTHPGTSSSDHPIAYLSDVEGIWEKLDSFCQDNPHVHLEAGERLVVRPGATFIYGGDAVDRGPDGLRVVRTLLEARRRQPSQVVLLAGNRDINKLRLLRELNGHPLPKTPADVRASPRPVLLRWIFDHTMGARGAFEFRREELERTGTPVSEEDVVDSFLEDVRPGGPMRDYLSACQLAHRIGNTLFVHGGVHERSLGVVPTGEHVEGVDAWVEVINRWYREQLSAFREERFEPDGTPAWEPLIAYQAPTPGERINLGSVVYGRMADTLNHPGLPSPALIETLARSGIHRVVVGHTPSGDCPSVLREESFELILADNSYGRVEGASRVFLRDDSIYVEGQVKLDDGRLERLRFQLALGDTASPIGRQLLDTGQLVKGPLESGDWLLFRALPRFQVEQLPVAPSALEGRALGPVRAAAQRQV from the coding sequence ATGGCGAACACCCATCCCGGGACGAGCAGCTCCGACCACCCCATCGCCTACCTCTCGGACGTGGAGGGCATCTGGGAGAAGCTGGACAGCTTCTGCCAGGACAACCCGCACGTGCACCTCGAGGCCGGGGAGCGGTTGGTGGTGCGTCCCGGCGCCACCTTCATCTACGGGGGAGACGCCGTGGACCGGGGGCCGGATGGGCTCCGCGTCGTGCGCACGCTGCTGGAGGCCCGGCGGCGGCAGCCCTCCCAGGTGGTGCTGCTGGCGGGCAACCGGGACATCAACAAGCTGCGCCTGCTGCGCGAGCTGAACGGCCACCCCCTCCCGAAAACCCCCGCCGACGTGCGGGCCTCCCCCCGGCCGGTGCTGCTGCGGTGGATCTTCGACCACACCATGGGCGCGCGCGGCGCCTTCGAGTTCCGCCGGGAAGAGCTGGAGCGCACCGGCACGCCCGTGAGCGAGGAGGACGTGGTGGACAGCTTCCTCGAGGACGTCCGCCCCGGGGGGCCCATGCGCGACTACCTCTCCGCCTGCCAGCTCGCCCACCGCATTGGCAACACGCTCTTCGTCCACGGCGGCGTGCACGAGCGCAGCCTCGGGGTGGTGCCCACGGGCGAGCACGTGGAGGGCGTGGACGCCTGGGTGGAGGTCATCAACCGCTGGTACCGCGAGCAGCTCTCGGCCTTCCGCGAGGAGCGCTTCGAGCCAGACGGCACCCCGGCCTGGGAGCCCCTCATCGCCTACCAGGCCCCCACGCCCGGCGAGCGCATCAACCTCGGCAGCGTGGTGTACGGACGCATGGCCGACACCCTCAACCACCCCGGGCTGCCCTCCCCCGCCCTCATCGAGACCCTCGCCCGCTCGGGCATCCACCGCGTGGTGGTGGGCCACACGCCGAGCGGCGACTGTCCCTCGGTGCTGCGCGAGGAGTCCTTCGAGCTCATCCTCGCGGACAACTCCTACGGCCGCGTCGAGGGGGCCTCGCGCGTCTTCCTCCGCGACGACAGCATCTACGTGGAGGGCCAGGTGAAGCTGGATGACGGACGGCTGGAGCGGCTCCGCTTCCAGCTCGCGCTCGGCGACACCGCGAGCCCCATCGGCCGGCAGCTGCTCGACACCGGGCAGCTGGTGAAGGGGCCGCTCGAGAGCGGGGACTGGCTGCTGTTCCGCGCGCTGCCGCGGTTCCAGGTCGAGCAGCTGCCCGTGGCCCCGAGCGCACTCGAGGGCCGGGCACTGGGCCCCGTGCGGGCGGCGGCTCAGCGGCAGGTGTAG
- a CDS encoding choice-of-anchor D domain-containing protein encodes MKTGLGGGRIIGLSLLAALLAACHEPGNTRSVMATAAVDSDALDFGEVPVGQWREKVVRIRNVGYVPFRALEALGLEGNPAYQVSFEGEGRVEPGAEKLVRVRFHPLAEGPVEERVHVTTDANSGREHTVRVMGQGAPLPIDIQPPVLDFETLEVDSERTLRLTITNPVDLPLIVTVKGAAADAFRTDTITVPPLSTHQVETRYLPTELGDMRALVEVRPCATCTPSTAELAGRSVANAFVFEPSPVPFDLIPVHERTQSFTRARNITWRPVTLQELTTNDRAFTPMASLRATEVKPGEVVKLPMEFAARTSGPTKAMLTVGYESDKPRQAQVVLDASGGRPRLAVAPLALDFGELPVGGKVGKTIRLTNGGTTGNLYFQGVRGTGAAAHFSVDVPLRGKTPLPWTAGTAWPALGADNLPIAPGADALDLTVYFEPTGEGPWTATLVLVSDDLINPEREIVLTGRARSTGPCVFELHPQPMLDFGNVEPGRGAVLGFYFRNPGREECAVKDIHISNDGGGAFFMPGGKLAGGVVPYDSAFSAMIAFRPPAPGQFQGELKLTVNNPTTPTVTLPLRGVSQASCLVAAPSFVDFGPIRYDCPAMPRRTFISNQCAAPVVMTDAHLGAGTSPQFHQVTPLALPRMLAPGEGVEVEFTYARNVHGQHYTPFFASAESETAPLLVPLLAETNHEGLQLDRFIQGTDSQLDVLFVVSNTTTMDTFQARLKAALPGWIERARTEGVDLRLGVTSTGLGARASVCGGPAAGGEAGRLSPVDGRRSRAISSTAATAAETVGANIDDLGLCHNLVQGLETMRQALSSPLATSADDPRTPLPNDGNQGFIRSTARLAVVVVSDEDDHSGFDPESYVQFLQAVKGTGMAHRTQLYALVPTDSRCTTAGGPGPRFSSVAQRTGGAVASICTGDYGPFLDKLLQRAGEPQADFSLSATPNGTAEMSVRVQGRRLPEDQWTYDPARNAVVFRSIAVPTPGQMIEVRYRSACVVTPAAPAP; translated from the coding sequence ATGAAGACGGGGCTGGGTGGTGGGCGGATCATCGGGCTGTCGCTGCTCGCGGCGCTATTGGCCGCATGCCACGAGCCGGGGAATACCCGCTCGGTGATGGCCACGGCGGCAGTGGACTCGGACGCACTCGACTTCGGCGAGGTGCCAGTCGGGCAATGGCGCGAGAAGGTCGTGCGCATACGCAACGTGGGCTACGTGCCCTTCCGAGCGTTGGAGGCGCTGGGGCTGGAGGGCAACCCCGCGTACCAGGTCTCCTTCGAGGGGGAAGGCCGGGTGGAGCCGGGCGCCGAGAAGCTGGTGCGCGTGCGCTTCCACCCGCTGGCCGAGGGTCCCGTGGAGGAGCGGGTGCACGTCACCACGGACGCCAACTCGGGCCGGGAGCACACGGTGCGGGTGATGGGACAGGGCGCTCCCCTGCCCATCGACATCCAGCCGCCCGTGCTGGACTTCGAGACGCTCGAGGTGGACAGCGAGCGCACGCTGCGGCTCACCATCACCAATCCGGTGGATCTGCCGCTCATCGTGACGGTGAAGGGCGCGGCGGCGGACGCGTTCCGCACGGACACCATCACCGTGCCGCCGCTCAGCACGCACCAGGTGGAGACGCGCTACCTGCCCACGGAGCTCGGGGACATGCGCGCGCTGGTGGAGGTGAGGCCCTGCGCCACCTGCACTCCGTCCACAGCGGAGCTGGCGGGCCGCTCGGTGGCCAACGCCTTCGTCTTCGAGCCCTCGCCGGTGCCCTTCGACTTGATTCCCGTGCACGAGCGCACGCAGTCCTTCACGCGGGCGCGCAACATCACCTGGCGGCCGGTCACCCTGCAGGAGCTGACCACCAATGACCGGGCCTTCACGCCCATGGCCTCCCTGCGCGCCACGGAGGTGAAGCCGGGCGAGGTGGTGAAGCTCCCCATGGAGTTCGCGGCGCGCACCTCCGGGCCCACCAAGGCCATGCTGACGGTGGGCTACGAGTCAGACAAGCCGCGCCAGGCGCAGGTGGTGCTGGATGCGAGCGGCGGCCGGCCCCGGCTGGCGGTGGCCCCGCTGGCGCTGGACTTCGGCGAGCTGCCCGTGGGCGGCAAGGTGGGCAAGACGATCCGCCTGACCAACGGCGGCACCACCGGCAACCTGTACTTCCAGGGGGTGCGGGGCACCGGCGCCGCGGCTCACTTCTCGGTGGACGTGCCCCTGCGCGGCAAGACGCCCCTGCCCTGGACGGCGGGCACCGCCTGGCCGGCGCTGGGCGCGGACAACCTCCCCATCGCGCCGGGCGCGGATGCGCTGGACCTGACGGTGTACTTCGAGCCCACGGGCGAGGGGCCCTGGACGGCCACGCTGGTGCTCGTCTCGGACGATCTGATCAACCCCGAGCGGGAGATCGTCCTCACCGGCCGTGCGCGGAGCACGGGCCCCTGTGTCTTCGAGCTGCACCCGCAGCCGATGCTGGACTTCGGCAACGTGGAGCCGGGCCGGGGCGCCGTGCTGGGCTTCTACTTCCGCAACCCGGGCCGCGAGGAGTGCGCGGTGAAGGACATCCACATCTCCAATGACGGCGGAGGTGCCTTCTTCATGCCCGGCGGCAAGCTCGCGGGCGGCGTGGTGCCGTACGACTCGGCCTTCAGCGCGATGATCGCCTTCCGGCCCCCGGCGCCGGGCCAGTTCCAGGGCGAGCTGAAGCTGACGGTGAACAACCCCACGACGCCCACGGTGACGCTGCCCCTCCGCGGCGTGTCGCAGGCGAGCTGTCTGGTGGCGGCGCCGTCCTTCGTGGACTTCGGGCCCATCCGTTATGACTGCCCGGCGATGCCCCGGCGCACGTTCATCTCCAACCAGTGTGCCGCGCCCGTCGTCATGACGGATGCGCACCTGGGCGCGGGCACCAGTCCCCAGTTCCATCAGGTGACGCCGCTGGCCCTGCCGCGCATGCTGGCGCCCGGCGAGGGCGTGGAGGTGGAGTTCACCTACGCGCGCAACGTGCATGGCCAGCACTACACGCCCTTCTTCGCGTCGGCCGAGAGCGAGACGGCGCCGCTGCTCGTCCCGCTGCTGGCGGAGACGAACCACGAGGGCCTGCAACTGGACCGCTTCATCCAGGGCACGGACAGCCAGCTGGACGTCCTCTTCGTGGTGTCCAACACCACCACCATGGACACCTTCCAGGCGCGGCTGAAGGCGGCCCTGCCCGGGTGGATCGAGCGCGCGCGGACGGAAGGCGTGGACCTGCGCCTGGGCGTCACCAGCACGGGCCTGGGTGCCCGGGCCAGCGTGTGCGGCGGCCCGGCGGCGGGTGGCGAGGCCGGACGGCTCTCTCCGGTGGATGGCCGGCGCTCCCGGGCCATCTCCAGCACCGCGGCCACGGCGGCCGAGACGGTGGGGGCCAACATCGACGACCTGGGGCTGTGCCACAACCTGGTGCAGGGCCTGGAGACGATGCGCCAGGCGCTGTCCTCGCCCCTGGCCACCAGCGCGGATGATCCGCGCACCCCGCTGCCCAACGACGGCAACCAGGGCTTCATCCGCTCCACGGCCCGGCTCGCGGTGGTGGTGGTGTCCGACGAGGACGACCACTCGGGCTTCGATCCGGAGAGCTACGTGCAGTTCCTCCAGGCCGTGAAGGGCACGGGCATGGCGCACCGCACCCAGCTCTACGCGCTGGTGCCCACCGACTCGCGCTGCACCACCGCGGGCGGGCCCGGGCCGCGCTTCTCCAGCGTGGCCCAGCGCACCGGCGGCGCGGTGGCCTCCATCTGCACCGGCGACTACGGCCCCTTCCTGGACAAGCTGCTCCAGCGCGCGGGCGAGCCCCAGGCGGACTTCTCCCTGAGCGCCACGCCCAACGGCACGGCGGAGATGTCCGTGCGCGTCCAGGGCCGGCGGCTGCCCGAGGACCAGTGGACCTATGATCCGGCGCGCAACGCCGTCGTCTTCCGCTCCATCGCGGTGCCCACGCCGGGACAGATGATCGAGGTCCGCTACCGCAGCGCCTGCGTGGTCACCCCCGCGGCCCCCGCCCCCTGA
- a CDS encoding HD domain-containing protein, producing the protein MSLRLQALPESAAHILEELRAPPRLIAHLTLVHDVAGRLTSALRKRWPRLAFDAEAVAFGAALHDVGKAVVREELSQPGNRHECLGEQLLLSRGVPAHLARFARTHAQAGREELALEDLLVTLADTVWKGKRDEPLEQEVCRRVASACGQAPWEVFLALDEVLERLARDADARLEWQSSHSP; encoded by the coding sequence ATGTCCCTTCGTCTCCAAGCGCTCCCCGAGTCCGCCGCGCATATCCTCGAGGAACTGCGCGCGCCTCCACGGCTGATTGCCCACCTGACGCTCGTCCATGACGTGGCCGGCAGGCTTACCTCCGCGCTGCGCAAGCGCTGGCCTCGGCTGGCGTTCGATGCCGAGGCCGTGGCCTTCGGTGCCGCGCTCCACGATGTCGGCAAGGCGGTCGTCCGGGAAGAGCTCTCCCAGCCAGGGAACAGGCACGAGTGTCTCGGGGAGCAACTCCTGCTCTCGCGGGGCGTTCCGGCCCATCTCGCGCGCTTCGCCCGGACGCATGCGCAAGCCGGGCGCGAGGAGCTGGCGCTCGAGGATCTCCTCGTCACACTGGCCGACACGGTCTGGAAGGGGAAGCGGGACGAGCCACTCGAGCAGGAGGTCTGCCGCCGCGTGGCCTCCGCATGCGGGCAGGCTCCGTGGGAGGTGTTCCTCGCCCTGGACGAGGTGCTCGAGCGACTGGCGCGCGATGCCGATGCGCGCCTCGAGTGGCAGTCCTCCCACTCTCCCTGA
- a CDS encoding alpha/beta fold hydrolase: MPSSFESFTADAHGLALHARQRNPGGDTAVVFLHGWLDHSHSFDLVAEHLPEAWRLVLLDFRGMGRSAHLPGHAHYQFAEHLVDVEAVLRATGLKAAHVVGHSLGGIVATAYAAARPERVLSLSLIESLGPGGGPPENALPRLRGFLDDLERPPNRKRYPTVEAAAARLRENNPSLPESAALHLARHGTQSVEDGLVFTFDPAHRRRFAFGYDDAQWLAVSSAVTCPVRLILGSEGFRFDDEERAQARMKALRLPPPLVLPGGHHVHLEQPEAVARALVEFIPSAR, translated from the coding sequence TTGCCCTCTTCTTTCGAGTCGTTCACCGCCGATGCCCACGGCCTCGCCCTCCACGCGCGCCAGCGCAATCCCGGGGGCGACACCGCCGTGGTGTTCCTCCATGGCTGGCTGGACCACTCCCACAGCTTCGATCTCGTCGCCGAGCACCTGCCGGAGGCGTGGCGGCTGGTGCTGCTCGACTTCCGCGGCATGGGCCGCAGCGCGCACCTGCCGGGCCACGCCCACTACCAGTTCGCCGAGCACCTGGTGGACGTGGAGGCCGTGCTGCGCGCCACCGGGCTGAAGGCGGCGCACGTCGTCGGCCACTCGCTCGGCGGCATCGTCGCCACCGCCTACGCCGCCGCGCGCCCCGAGCGCGTCCTCAGCCTCAGCCTCATCGAGAGCCTCGGCCCCGGCGGCGGCCCGCCCGAGAACGCGCTCCCCCGGCTGCGCGGCTTCCTCGACGACCTGGAGCGCCCGCCCAACCGCAAGCGCTACCCCACCGTCGAGGCCGCCGCCGCCCGCCTGCGCGAGAACAACCCCTCCCTGCCCGAGAGCGCCGCGCTCCACCTGGCCCGCCACGGCACCCAGTCCGTGGAGGACGGCCTCGTCTTCACCTTTGATCCCGCCCACCGCCGCCGCTTCGCCTTCGGCTACGACGACGCGCAGTGGCTCGCCGTCTCCTCCGCCGTCACCTGCCCCGTGCGGTTGATCCTCGGCAGTGAGGGCTTCCGCTTCGATGATGAGGAGCGCGCCCAGGCGAGGATGAAGGCCCTGCGGCTGCCGCCCCCGCTCGTCCTCCCCGGCGGGCACCACGTCCACCTGGAGCAGCCCGAGGCCGTGGCGCGGGCCCTGGTGGAGTTCATCCCCTCGGCCCGCTAG
- a CDS encoding serine/threonine protein kinase codes for METFGRYELLRKLATGGMGQVFLARQKGPVGFQKLLVVKRLLPHLSEDTDFIKMFLDEARIAGILNHPNIAQIYELGDVDGVLYIAMEYVHGEAVSQVNARANHRKGGLPLGLKCRIIADAAAGLDHAHQARSPSGRKLGLIHRDVSPQNVLVGFNGNVKLIDFGVAKVSVKLSHTVVGTIKGKHAYMSPEQARDEELDARSDVYGLGIVFYELLTSQRLFKRESDLATLKAVVGAKVIPPSEAVPGVPKSLDAVVMKALARKREERFQSAGEFQLALEDFLLAERLPGTPAHLTAFMKELFSSELEEERFASEPTVIQYDPRLAREISSPSSTKVAPAQAPAPQAKQARPAGATPPKGRAQASATRRPTAPRGDGEETEES; via the coding sequence GTGGAAACCTTCGGCCGTTACGAGCTGCTCCGAAAACTGGCGACTGGCGGAATGGGCCAGGTGTTCCTGGCCCGGCAGAAGGGGCCCGTGGGCTTCCAGAAGCTGCTCGTCGTCAAGCGGCTGCTGCCCCACCTGTCCGAGGACACGGACTTCATCAAGATGTTCCTGGATGAGGCCCGCATCGCCGGCATCCTCAACCACCCCAACATCGCGCAAATCTACGAGCTGGGGGACGTGGACGGCGTGCTGTACATCGCCATGGAGTACGTCCACGGCGAGGCCGTCAGCCAGGTGAACGCCCGCGCCAACCACCGCAAGGGCGGGCTGCCCCTGGGGCTCAAGTGCCGCATCATCGCGGACGCCGCCGCGGGGCTGGACCATGCGCACCAGGCGCGCTCGCCCTCGGGCCGCAAGCTGGGGCTGATCCACCGGGACGTGTCCCCGCAGAACGTGCTCGTGGGCTTCAACGGCAACGTGAAGCTGATCGACTTCGGCGTGGCCAAGGTGTCCGTGAAGCTGAGCCACACGGTGGTGGGCACCATCAAGGGCAAGCACGCGTACATGTCCCCGGAGCAGGCTCGCGACGAGGAGCTCGACGCGCGCTCGGACGTGTACGGCCTGGGCATCGTCTTCTACGAGCTGCTCACCAGCCAGCGGCTCTTCAAGCGCGAGTCGGACCTGGCCACCCTCAAGGCCGTGGTCGGCGCCAAGGTGATTCCGCCCTCCGAGGCCGTGCCCGGCGTGCCCAAGTCGCTGGACGCCGTGGTGATGAAGGCGCTGGCCCGCAAGCGCGAGGAGCGCTTCCAGAGCGCCGGGGAGTTCCAGCTCGCGCTCGAGGACTTCCTGCTCGCCGAGCGGCTCCCGGGCACACCCGCCCACCTCACCGCCTTCATGAAGGAGTTGTTCTCCTCGGAGCTCGAGGAGGAGCGCTTCGCCAGCGAGCCCACCGTCATCCAGTACGATCCCCGGCTGGCGCGGGAGATCAGCTCGCCCTCCTCGACCAAGGTGGCACCCGCGCAGGCTCCGGCACCGCAGGCGAAGCAGGCCCGTCCCGCCGGCGCCACGCCTCCCAAGGGCCGGGCGCAGGCGTCCGCCACCCGGCGTCCCACCGCACCCCGCGGGGATGGCGAGGAGACGGAGGAGTCGTAG
- a CDS encoding Uma2 family endonuclease, which produces MGRERATYADLEALPDHVVGELIDGELYASPRPASPHAMASSVLGMKLGGAFHRGGPDGWILLDEPELHLGEDVLVPDIAGWRRERMPQMPRTVGFTLAPDWVCEVLSPSTSKLDRKAKLPVYAREGVRHVWFLDPDTRTLEVLRLDGANYSPLATHTGTARVRAEPFETLELELAALWDEA; this is translated from the coding sequence ATGGGACGTGAACGCGCCACCTACGCCGACCTGGAGGCACTCCCGGATCATGTGGTGGGGGAGCTCATCGACGGAGAGCTGTACGCCAGTCCCCGGCCCGCGAGTCCGCATGCCATGGCTTCCTCCGTATTGGGGATGAAATTGGGAGGGGCATTCCATCGAGGGGGCCCCGACGGGTGGATCCTCCTGGATGAACCGGAGCTGCATCTGGGGGAGGACGTGCTGGTGCCGGACATTGCCGGCTGGCGCAGGGAGCGGATGCCGCAGATGCCACGCACCGTGGGCTTCACACTCGCGCCGGACTGGGTGTGTGAGGTGCTCTCCCCCTCCACGTCCAAGCTGGACCGGAAGGCCAAGCTCCCCGTGTACGCACGCGAGGGCGTGCGGCACGTGTGGTTCCTGGATCCGGACACACGCACGCTGGAGGTCCTCCGGCTGGACGGAGCGAACTATTCACCGCTGGCCACTCACACCGGCACGGCCCGGGTGCGCGCCGAGCCCTTCGAGACACTGGAGCTGGAGCTCGCCGCCCTCTGGGACGAGGCGTAG